One Indicator indicator isolate 239-I01 chromosome Z, UM_Iind_1.1, whole genome shotgun sequence genomic window carries:
- the LOC128979395 gene encoding transcription factor JunD-like, whose product MSGGRSGRSAVKMEAPFYPEEGLELLPDFVALPGFGTAGGPGADAAAAAGQKLLLGAGKKRDLGAAAPAPLPGPFTLRPPASARGSAAALRLLLPPPAAAAPPPAAGSAEPAAGGGAAAAARSGPEAALGSAAELPLLKLPPAADLEQLLIQGGAGLGAGSPGPAAPGAGSGGAAAAGPFLYRQPVTQEQEGFADGFVKALADLHKQNQLLSAPPPPLSTPGPCCTARPGPPGAPAATDPPAVYTNLSSFNPAGPLSPSGSAYSAASAPPPPPPPPGLAFGAAGLGSGRLPPARSLEEPQTVPEVPPSAGGEGGSSAPTPPSLSPLDAESQERLKAERKRLRNRIAASKCRRRKLERIARLEEKVKALKGQNAELAATANLLRAQVTQLQGRVRSHLSSGCHINAAGHPPPPAAPASQPREVPPEAAAAPETSAC is encoded by the coding sequence ATGAGCGGCGGGCGTAGCGGGCGATCCGCCGTGAAGATGGAGGCGCCGTTTTACCCCGAGGAAGGACTGGAGCTGCTCCCCGACTTCGTGGCGCTGCCGGGTTTCGGTACGGCGGGCGGACCCGGAGCCGATGCAGCGGCGGCAGCggggcagaagctgctgctgggtgctgggaagAAACGGGATCTGGGGGCCGCCGCCCCCGCGCCGCTCCCGGGGCCCTTCACCCTTCGTCCGCCCGCCAGCGCTCGCGGCAGCGCGGCAGCTCTGCGCTTACTGCTGCCGCCgccggccgccgccgccccgccaCCGGCCGCCGGTTCCGCGGAGCCGGCGGccggcggcggggcggcggcggcggcccgcAGTGGCCCGGAAGCCGCGCTGggctcagctgcagagctgccgtTGCTGAAACTACCTCCGGCTGCcgacctggagcagctgctgatcCAGGGGGGCGCGGGGCTGGGGGCCGGCAGCCCGGGGCCGGCGGCGCCCGGGGCGGGCAGCGGCGGGGCAGCGGCGGCAGGGCCGTTTCTCTACCGGCAGCCGGTGAcgcaggagcaggagggtttTGCCGACGGTTTCGTTAAGGCCCTGGCCGACTTGCACAAGCAAAACCAGCTCCTATCGGCACCGCCGCCACCGCTTTCTACACCGGGACCGTGCTGCACCGCCCGCCCGGGGCCGCCGGGAGCCCCCGCCGCCACCGACCCACCGGCTGTCTACACCAACTTGAGCAGCTTCAATCCAGCGGGGCCACTGAGCCCCTCGGGCAGCGCCTACTCCGCCGCttccgccccgccgccgccgccgccgccgccgggccTGGCCTTCGGGGCGGCTGGTTTGGGGAGCGGCCGGCTACCTCCAGCGCGGTCCCTGGAGGAGCCGCAGACGGTGCCCGAGGTGCCGCCGTCGGCGGGCGGGGAGGGCGGCAGCAGCGCGCCGACGCCACCATCGCTGTCGCCGCTGGACGCGGAGAGCCAGGAACGGCTGAAGGCAGAGCGCAAGCGGCTGCGAAATCGCATCGCCGCCTCCAAGTGTCGCCGACGAAAGCTGGAGCGCATCGCCCGTCTAGAGGAGAAAGTGAAGGCGCTCAAGGGGCAGAACGCCGAGCTGGCTGCCACCGCCAACCTCCTCCGCGCCCAGgtcacccagctgcagggccGCGTGCGCAGCCATCTCTCCTCCGGCTGCCACATCAACGCCGCCGGGCACCCTCCGCCCCCCGCCGCCCCAGCCTCCCAACCTCGGGAGGTACCTCCGGAGGCGGCCGCCGCGCCGGAGACCAGCGCCTGCTGA